Proteins from a single region of candidate division KSB1 bacterium:
- a CDS encoding TAXI family TRAP transporter solute-binding subunit, with product MSCLGSKKVDNKLFWIGIFFIFSLLFLVACTSEKGGKESRFLSVGTAPPGGAFFVVGGAIADVATTNSGELQWQITAEATKGTQENIRRLASGELEFALANAAISYFAVRGEGAWEKEYPIRTVMTLAPNIALFITSKSSDVKNISDLKGKRVVVGPAGAGFDYFLKPILKAHGVAYEDFSPLNNTQAGSVDMLADGAAVAAFLGGAIPTASITQACASQNIYFIPFEENAKKDLYDNYPFFFPAIIPAGTYRGQDQDYQGMNVGSMHLITSDAVSEETVYNFTKIIYENRAEVVKRHPAGKAINPKNVIKDTGTPFHTGAIRYYKEIGIWPDQNLSQ from the coding sequence ATGAGTTGTTTGGGTTCAAAGAAAGTCGATAATAAACTCTTTTGGATAGGTATTTTTTTCATTTTTTCGCTATTATTTTTAGTCGCATGTACATCCGAAAAGGGTGGCAAAGAGAGCCGTTTTCTGAGTGTAGGCACAGCGCCTCCCGGTGGTGCGTTTTTTGTGGTTGGTGGTGCTATCGCCGACGTAGCCACTACAAATTCAGGTGAGCTACAATGGCAAATTACGGCGGAAGCGACCAAAGGCACCCAGGAAAATATTCGACGTTTGGCTAGCGGTGAATTGGAGTTTGCTCTTGCCAATGCAGCTATTTCTTATTTTGCAGTACGCGGTGAAGGAGCATGGGAAAAGGAATACCCCATTCGGACTGTAATGACATTAGCGCCTAATATCGCACTTTTTATTACATCCAAATCTTCAGACGTAAAAAACATATCCGACCTTAAAGGTAAACGAGTTGTTGTTGGTCCTGCCGGGGCGGGATTCGATTATTTTTTGAAGCCTATTTTGAAGGCACACGGGGTTGCATATGAAGATTTCAGCCCGTTGAACAACACACAAGCTGGTTCGGTAGACATGCTGGCAGATGGAGCGGCGGTTGCGGCATTCTTGGGCGGAGCGATACCGACAGCCTCTATTACCCAGGCCTGTGCTTCCCAGAATATTTATTTTATTCCATTTGAGGAAAATGCGAAAAAAGACCTATATGACAACTATCCTTTTTTCTTTCCGGCCATAATACCTGCCGGAACCTACCGTGGCCAGGACCAGGATTATCAAGGTATGAATGTGGGTTCAATGCATTTGATCACTTCGGATGCCGTTTCTGAGGAAACAGTTTATAATTTCACTAAGATCATCTATGAGAATCGTGCTGAAGTCGTAAAGAGACACCCAGCCGGCAAAGCGATCAATCCTAAGAATGTAATAAAGGATACCGGCACGCCATTCCATACCGGCGCAATTCGTTATTACAAAGAAATCGGCATTTGGCCCGACCAAAACCTTTCACAATGA
- a CDS encoding transposase, whose amino-acid sequence MTDNLFKNKYRIPSTRLHSWDYSRNGNYFVTICVKNRECVLGQIEHGKVILSAIGNIAEYCWLEIPRHFPFIKLDECIIMPNHVHGIIVIDHIDDENMVNSNRGDVACNVSITNTAQFSRISPKRGSLPSVIRSFKSAVTKFVNRKLSAQFFTWQPRYYDRIIRNEKELWHVRNYIQQNPSRWTENEDNPERKIEISE is encoded by the coding sequence ATGACTGACAACCTATTCAAAAATAAATACCGTATTCCATCTACTCGGTTGCATAGTTGGGATTATTCACGAAATGGAAATTATTTTGTCACAATCTGCGTCAAGAACCGTGAATGTGTATTGGGTCAAATAGAACATGGCAAGGTTATTTTATCAGCAATTGGAAATATTGCCGAATATTGTTGGCTGGAAATACCCAGGCATTTTCCTTTTATAAAATTGGATGAATGCATCATAATGCCCAATCACGTACATGGCATTATTGTTATTGATCATATCGATGATGAGAATATGGTAAATTCCAATCGTGGAGACGTTGCATGCAACGTCTCCATAACAAATACCGCACAATTCTCCCGTATTTCTCCGAAACGTGGGTCATTACCATCCGTGATTAGATCCTTTAAATCTGCCGTTACGAAATTTGTAAATAGAAAATTATCTGCACAGTTCTTTACCTGGCAACCCAGGTATTATGACAGAATCATTAGAAATGAAAAAGAATTATGGCATGTCAGAAATTATATACAACAAAATCCCAGTCGATGGACTGAAAATGAAGACAATCCAGAAAGAAAAATTGAAATCTCTGAGTAG